The [Clostridium] scindens ATCC 35704 nucleotide sequence TCTACAGTATCACGGAAACAGCAAAGGCGAATCATCTAAATCCCTTCCGCTATCTGGAATATATCCTAACCGTGATGAAAGACCATCAGGAGGATACGGATTATTGTTTTATGGAAGAACTGCTTCCATGGTCTGAGCAGCTGCCGGAAATCTGCATAAGCAAAACAAAAACAACAAACGTGTAAACCGACCGCCGGAAACGGCGGTCATAAAATGAACTGGTACTCATGGTCTACCGTATACTCTTATTCCGGCTGCAGAAGCAGTTATTACTACCGTTGCTACAAAGGTGATAAAGTCCAAGGAAAAAGAAGAAACGATGAAGGTTTCTTTTTCGGATGGAACAATTGCTGATGCAACGAAAATCAAATTCTCCACAAAACTCGGTTGGTTGAACAAGTTACTGTGGGGCGGCTCTGCACTACTCGCTTTTGAACACGTATGGCATGGTGAAGTTGTTCCTTTCTTCCCATTCCTTACAGCAGTTGAAAACGGAGAAACAGCAGAAATGCTTGCAGAAATGGGTAGTGCTGGTGTTATGATGGCAGTACTCGTTACGGCCGTATGGGTTGGTATGCTGGCAGTATCGTCTATTGTTGAAAAGAGAGCGATAGCAACACCCAATATCGCTATGGAGGGTACAAAGGCATGACACTTTTAACAACTGTTTTTGCAGCAATCATTTGTACCATCATTTGGTATAAGGGTGCTCCCAAAAGTGAGATGAAGGTCGGTACACTCTGTTGGATGTACTGGGGTGCATCACTCATGTGGTTGATTGATGCAGTTTTTGAATATGCTGAGCTTGGGGCTGAATTCTTTGCTCCTGCACCGATTGATATGCTCAACGATTTCTATCTTGGCTTGTCGGTTGTAGCGCTGGGACTTATCATTTGGCTTATTATCTTACTTGTTAAAGATCCGAAGGGTGTTGTTAAAGAGGCACTATTCAAGAAAAAATAAGAAATAGATAATGGGTGGCTCTGTGCTTTTTGCAGATCCACCCATTTGTCTTACAGAGGTATCTATGAATTTACATGAGTTTTTTACGGACCATCCAAGAGTGGCAATTGCTTTTTCCGGAGGAGTTGACTCGGCATATCTTTTATATGCAGCTAAGCAATATGCGAAAGACGTATGCGCCTATTATGTGAAATCAGCTTTTCAACCACAGTTTGAGCTGAATGATGCTTTGCACATTGCCACTGATTTGGGTGTGAAAATGGAAATAATAGAATTAAATATTCTTGCCTGTAAATTACGGTTGAATGGGATTTCCGTTCCGCATGCGCGGAACGGCTATTCCATTTTTAGCGGTACAAAATACTATTGATATCTTTTATTCCGTTTCTCTCATGTTGATACCATTCATTTCCAGACGATATGTATGATGCTTGTCGGTAATTCTTGTAAGGCAGGCATCTGCGTAAGTGTTATCTGCAAACATATCAAACCAGGAGCTGACAGGAAATTGAGAAATCACAACTGTAGATTTCCGTCCATCACGGGTATCAAGTACTTCAAAAAGATCTCGGCATTTATCGAGATCAAGATCCATCAGGCCAAAGTCATCTATCACAAGAAGATCGAGTTTCGTAAGTTTGTTCAGATAATCCAGATTAGTAGCTTTGATACGTGCTTGTTCCATTTCACTCATAAGAGTGTTCGCTTTGATATACCTGACACTTTTGGACTGTTTCATAGCTGTTACGCAAAAAGCATTGATCAAATACGTTTTACCACTTGCTGAAGAACCTGTTACAATCAGGTTTTTTCCTTCCTCTATCCAGTGACAAGTGCTCAGACGTTCAATTATCTGCGTGTCTAACTGACGCTCAGGACGATAAATCGTCTCATCAAGATCTGCAGCCGGATACCTGAGATGAGCTTCTTTCATCAAACGATTGAAGCGTTTATCCGCCCTTGATTGCCATTCCGAATTGATCATCGCTGACATACGTTCCTTAAAAGTATTCAGATCCGCATTCGGATCTCTCAACTGTTCCTCCAATATACGTGCCATTTCCGGAACTCTGAAACTTTTCAGTCGAGAAATCAGGGCCTGTTCTTCCGGTGTCAATGTGATTTCGCTTTGTATTCTCACTTATTTATAGGCCTCCTTTCCACGGATATTTGCATGGGAAGGAAGTGTTCCTGATGCAGCTGTGTTATTAATAGAATGATTGTTTTGGACCATGCCAAGTACTTTTTTAAAATAAGAATACTTGCAGGCATTTGCTTCTACACATTTATCCGCAGCTTCTTGTACGAGCCTGTGTGGCACATCCTTACAGGAATGAAGGACTCCGGCACAACTGTTGTAAGCTTGTTCTTCATGTTTTGGACTGCGCAGGATCCTATCTATAAGAGTGACCATAGAATCGCCGTATACAGATGCCCACCGCCGATAATAAGCACCATCATGGGCATTAACCTCTTTATAATAAAGATGTTCTTGCGGCATATGGCTGTCATCTGTGATATATAGCGGAAAATCCCTGTAGGATCTCGGATGTCGGCAGATCAGACGGTTGTACTCATCGCAGATCCTTATTTCTGCCATTGTTGCCTTTAGAATTGCCGGCTTTCCTCTTTGGGTATACAATACAGAGTAGTAGTGGGCATCATATTCAAGATGATAATTATCAGGAACTTTAAGAAAGTACTTATAATCACAAAGCGTGTAATTCTCGCCGGGAAGCTTGTTCATACGCGGTTTGTCATACTTTTCAAATCCAGTTATCCTTGATTTACGGATATCTGATTTTTTCTGAAATGGTCGCTGATTGATGTCCTCTACAATTCTTTTTGTAGCATCATTTAAAGCCTCAAGCGAGGTATAGGTATTTTTCTTAAGTTCTTCGACTAAATAGATTTCCAGAAAGCGAACATGATTTTCAATCGTTGCTTTTCCCTTTGGTTTGCGCGGCGGTGGTGGAAGTATGATTGTATCATAAAAAGTTTCCAGATCTGAAAAAGCCGTCTGTAATACAAGCTCATCCTTATTATGTCGGGTAACAGCCGTTTTCAGATTATCCGGCACAAGATATCTGGGAACAGCACCGTAAAAAGATAATGCATGTACGGTACCAGTGATAAAATGTGGCAGTTTTTCATCTGGAAAGGCTTCTGCATAAACAAGACTGCTGAAACCAAGAGTTGTTGCAAAAATGTGTACTTTCTTGAGTTCTCCAGTTGAAGGATCCAGAAGCAGCTCTGGTTGATCACCTACCCAGTCGATGTACATCTTTTCACCGGGAATTCGTTCAACCGGCATGGATACTTTTGTGGATCCATAAGTATTTACCAGAAAGTCTCTATACAGTTTGTAAAACTGTGATAGCTGATAACCATTAGGATTTTTCTTTTTGTACTCGATCCACAGAAATCCAAGGTCTGCATTCTTTCCCATTTGGATCATGTTCTCATGAATTTGGTGAAAATCAGGCAACGGAATGTTTTTGTGGCGAAGATTATCCTTGGGATAAATCAGATTGACCACCTTTTCGGCCGGCATCTGCTTTAAATCATCCAATGATAATCCAGAATCCCGATAGCGTTCCATAATCAGTGAGATTCCGCTTCTTCCAATTCGATATCGTTTCTGAACATTGTCATAGCTGATCTTGTTAAGTCTTAGTTCTATGACACCTATGATAGTAGTGTAGTCGTGCATAATTGCTCCTCCTTTACACTGTGATGAATAATAGTTACATCACAATAATAAAGGAAAGGCGTACCGTTCGAGCAGAAAGTTCATACCGTTATATCAGAATGCACATACCGATAATATTGGAATTAGCGTACCGTTCGACCGGAATTTGCAATTCTTGCCGATGAAAAGATTGCAGCCAATCCGTGGAATCGTTGCTATTATTGTAAAAAACAAATCTTTACAGCCATTGTTAAACAGGCACAGGCAGACGGATATACTGTTTTACTTGATGGAACCAATGCGTCTGATGACGAAGGAGACCGCCCGGGCATCCAAGCTATTCATGAGTTAAATGTACTTTCACCTCTACGGCTGTGTGATCTGACAAAAACAGAAATACGCAGATTGTCTAAAGAAGCGGGATTGTTTACATGGAACAAACCGGCATATGCTTGCCTTGCGACCAGAATTCCTACAGGACAGCCAATCAGTGAATTTTTGCTTCGCAGAACAGAGTTAGCAGAAAACTTTATGTTTAAAAAAGGTTTTTCTAATTTTCGTATCAGAACGATTGGGGAAACCGCTAAAATCCAGATCACATTACAGCAGCTTCCGTTGCTGTTGGATAACAGAAAAGAAATCTTGGATGAACTGAAGAAGAACTATGCATCGGTTTGTCTTGATTTGGAGGTGCGGAATGAAAACTGAAATAAAGCAACTGCTTGAATCGGTCAAAAATGGAATAATGACCGTTGATGAAGCCCTGCTTCAAATAAAAACAAAGCCATTTGAAGATGTTGGGTATGCAAAGGTTAATTTGCACAGAAAAGCCCGTCAAGGTGTAGCAGAAGTAATTTATGGAGCTGGAAAAACTGCGACACAGATGATAGGAATTATTGAAACTATGCAGCGCAACGGACAAAATTGCATCTTGATTACTCGTTTATCTCCAACAGCTGCAGATGAAATTCGTGAGAAGGTTTCATTACGATATTTTCCAGAAGCTCACATTGGAATTATTGGTGAAATGCCGAAACCGGATGGTATCGGAAAAATTGTCATAGCTACCGGGGGAACAAGTGATATACCCGTAGCAGAAGAAGCTGCTCTGACAGCGGAGGTGTTGGGAAATGAAGTAGTTCGTTTGTTTGATGTAGGTGTTGCTGGCTTGCATCGTCTTCTTTCTCATTTGGACGATATTATGAATGCATCGGTTATCATTGCTATAGCGGGTATGGAAGGTGCGCTTGCAAGTGTAATCGGCGGGCTTGCGTGTTTATTGTAAAATAGAATTACCGAAAGTTGCAAACGGGAATTGGAGAATGTTGCATCTCCAAATTGGAGAAAGTTGCAAGGCATTCGCTAGAAGCGCTCAGGAACGGTGTAGCGCTTGAGTGGCAGCCACCAAGTATGAGCATTCCCATGAAAAGATCCATTGCAGGTATATCCAAAAACCATTAACCTTATCTTTATTGTAGTCCAAACAATAAAGACAAGGAGGAAAGGAGAATGTCAACTACAATGGATCAGATACATCATATCAGAGATATGTTCTACCGGCAAGATAAGAACATTTCTGAAATCGCATCTGAGACCGGCCTTAACTGGAAAACGGTCAAAAAATATGTGGATATGGAGGACTTTAACAATCCATCTCCCAAACCTGCATCATCAGAGGTTCACGAATCCAAGCTTGACCCATTCAAACCTTTGATTGATGAATGGCTGCAGGCAGACAAGCTTGCACCAAGAAAGCAACGGCATACAGCCAAAAGAGTATTTAAACGCCTCAAGGATGAAGCAGATGGTTTCGGCTGCAGTTATCGGCTTGTTGCCTTATACGTCAAACAGAAGAAAGAGGAACTACGGCTAAAAAGAACCGATGGCTATATCCCTCTTAATCATCATCCCGGCGAAGCCCAGTCAGACTTTGGAACAGCCGATTTTTATGAAAATGACAGGCTTCATCACGAGGCTAAGTACCTTGTGCTCAGTTTTCCCTACAGTAACGGAGGTTTCCTCCAGCTTAATTATGGCGAAAACATGGAATGTCTTCTGGAAGGACTGGTTGCCATATTTGAGCACATCGGTGGTGTTCCCACGGAAATCTGGTTTGACAATACCAGAACCATTGTTACCGAAATCATCAAAGGTGGCGGGCGTAATGTAACAGAGCGGTTTCAACGCTTTTGTGAACACTACCGCATTAAGCCGGTTTTTATGAATCCTGAATCCGGATGGGAAAAAGGAAACGTGGAAAACAAGGTTGGCTACCTGCGCCGCAACGAACTTGTACCGGTACCCCGCTTTGATGATCTTGTGAAAGAAAACAAGCATCTTCTGGATCGTTGTGAAATCGATATGCAGCGTGAGCACTATGATGACGATGATGACCGCT carries:
- a CDS encoding 7-cyano-7-deazaguanine synthase; the protein is MNLHEFFTDHPRVAIAFSGGVDSAYLLYAAKQYAKDVCAYYVKSAFQPQFELNDALHIATDLGVKMEIIELNILACKLRLNGISVPHARNGYSIFSGTKYY
- a CDS encoding ATP-binding protein, encoding MRIQSEITLTPEEQALISRLKSFRVPEMARILEEQLRDPNADLNTFKERMSAMINSEWQSRADKRFNRLMKEAHLRYPAADLDETIYRPERQLDTQIIERLSTCHWIEEGKNLIVTGSSASGKTYLINAFCVTAMKQSKSVRYIKANTLMSEMEQARIKATNLDYLNKLTKLDLLVIDDFGLMDLDLDKCRDLFEVLDTRDGRKSTVVISQFPVSSWFDMFADNTYADACLTRITDKHHTYRLEMNGINMRETE
- a CDS encoding Mu transposase domain-containing protein, translated to MHDYTTIIGVIELRLNKISYDNVQKRYRIGRSGISLIMERYRDSGLSLDDLKQMPAEKVVNLIYPKDNLRHKNIPLPDFHQIHENMIQMGKNADLGFLWIEYKKKNPNGYQLSQFYKLYRDFLVNTYGSTKVSMPVERIPGEKMYIDWVGDQPELLLDPSTGELKKVHIFATTLGFSSLVYAEAFPDEKLPHFITGTVHALSFYGAVPRYLVPDNLKTAVTRHNKDELVLQTAFSDLETFYDTIILPPPPRKPKGKATIENHVRFLEIYLVEELKKNTYTSLEALNDATKRIVEDINQRPFQKKSDIRKSRITGFEKYDKPRMNKLPGENYTLCDYKYFLKVPDNYHLEYDAHYYSVLYTQRGKPAILKATMAEIRICDEYNRLICRHPRSYRDFPLYITDDSHMPQEHLYYKEVNAHDGAYYRRWASVYGDSMVTLIDRILRSPKHEEQAYNSCAGVLHSCKDVPHRLVQEAADKCVEANACKYSYFKKVLGMVQNNHSINNTAASGTLPSHANIRGKEAYK
- a CDS encoding adenine nucleotide alpha-hydrolase family protein, which codes for MSKEAGLFTWNKPAYACLATRIPTGQPISEFLLRRTELAENFMFKKGFSNFRIRTIGETAKIQITLQQLPLLLDNRKEILDELKKNYASVCLDLEVRNEN
- a CDS encoding AIR carboxylase family protein; amino-acid sequence: MKTEIKQLLESVKNGIMTVDEALLQIKTKPFEDVGYAKVNLHRKARQGVAEVIYGAGKTATQMIGIIETMQRNGQNCILITRLSPTAADEIREKVSLRYFPEAHIGIIGEMPKPDGIGKIVIATGGTSDIPVAEEAALTAEVLGNEVVRLFDVGVAGLHRLLSHLDDIMNASVIIAIAGMEGALASVIGGLACLL
- the istA gene encoding IS21 family transposase, with the protein product MDQIHHIRDMFYRQDKNISEIASETGLNWKTVKKYVDMEDFNNPSPKPASSEVHESKLDPFKPLIDEWLQADKLAPRKQRHTAKRVFKRLKDEADGFGCSYRLVALYVKQKKEELRLKRTDGYIPLNHHPGEAQSDFGTADFYENDRLHHEAKYLVLSFPYSNGGFLQLNYGENMECLLEGLVAIFEHIGGVPTEIWFDNTRTIVTEIIKGGGRNVTERFQRFCEHYRIKPVFMNPESGWEKGNVENKVGYLRRNELVPVPRFDDLVKENKHLLDRCEIDMQREHYDDDDDRFISKLFEEDKARLLPLPSVPFDTALYTTATTDKYGKFTLDAGKHRYSASPAFCESIVNLKITSSDVIVMDKDMHEVVRHKRLYGNEHERMDWLPYLTYIARKPRSLRNSGIYDMMPQTMQIYMDNCESKERGRVLKVLAELTERTGFASAVRTVDEAVRLNATDPDSLQSLYRRTYADVPLLPPLENKVLLPQQKVIPFRNDLKMLDAALKKGGVSNG